In one bacterium genomic region, the following are encoded:
- a CDS encoding ABC transporter permease: MQGSSTPRQLALELERRRTAAAGYSVGQSYWQIARRRFLKHRLAMIGGTACLLLTLMAVLAPWIAPHTFDRINLDERWGQPGLTGNVFGTDELGRDVLTRIMYAGRISLVVGYVTAGSISIVGSLVGAVAGFYGGWVDSVLMRLVDMLIAIPLLPLYLILAALIPGGGVGRIVLIFTLFGWTTVARLVRGQILSLKSQDFVEAGRAMGASEARLILRHLIPNALAPVIVAATLTVGTAILSESGLSYLGLGIQPPIPSWGNMLQRAQEYLLKASWLAIFPGLFIFITVLSFNFLGDGLRDALDPRLKT; the protein is encoded by the coding sequence ATGCAGGGTAGCTCAACACCACGACAGCTCGCGCTGGAACTTGAGCGGCGTCGTACGGCGGCCGCCGGTTACTCCGTAGGGCAGTCGTACTGGCAGATCGCTAGGCGCCGTTTCCTGAAGCACCGGCTGGCGATGATAGGCGGCACCGCCTGCCTCCTTTTGACGCTCATGGCAGTGCTGGCGCCGTGGATCGCACCCCACACCTTCGACCGCATCAACCTCGATGAGCGCTGGGGGCAACCCGGATTGACGGGGAACGTCTTCGGGACCGACGAACTGGGTCGCGACGTGCTGACGCGCATCATGTACGCCGGGCGCATCTCGCTCGTCGTGGGGTACGTGACCGCGGGTTCCATCTCGATTGTGGGCTCCCTCGTGGGCGCGGTCGCCGGCTTCTACGGTGGGTGGGTGGACAGCGTGCTCATGCGGTTGGTGGACATGCTGATCGCGATTCCGCTCCTGCCGCTCTACCTCATCCTCGCCGCGCTCATCCCGGGCGGCGGCGTGGGCAGGATCGTGCTGATCTTCACCCTCTTCGGCTGGACCACCGTGGCACGGCTGGTGCGCGGGCAGATCCTGTCGCTCAAGAGCCAGGACTTCGTGGAGGCAGGGCGCGCGATGGGCGCCTCGGAGGCTCGTCTGATCCTGCGGCATCTCATCCCAAACGCGCTCGCGCCGGTGATCGTGGCGGCGACGCTGACGGTGGGGACCGCGATCCTGTCGGAGTCGGGTCTGTCGTACCTGGGCCTGGGGATCCAGCCGCCGATACCGTCGTGGGGCAACATGCTGCAGCGCGCGCAGGAGTACCTGTTGAAGGCGTCGTGGCTGGCGATCTTTCCAGGATTGTTCATCTTCATAACGGTTCTGTCGTTCAATTTCCTGGGGGACGGGCTGCGCGACGC